One Mycolicibacterium rufum genomic window, CGCGGCTTCGGCGACACACGGATCGCCGACGTCGCCAAGCGTGCCGGCGTCAGTTCGGCGCTCGTCATCTACTACTTCGGCACCCGCGACCGTCTGCTCGTCGACGCGTTGCGCTACTCCGAGGAGTCGTTCTACGAGGCCGCCGAGAAGATGCTGGCCGAGGTGCCCTCACTGCGTGAGCGGTTGTCGCTGCTGATCCGGTGGACCTGCGTGCCCGAGGCCGACGACGAGATCCCCGGCGCCTGGGGCCTGTGGTTCGACCTGTGGGCACAGGCGTTCCGGCACAACGAGATCAAGGCCGGGCGGGTGGAACTCGACGCGCGGTGGCGCACGATGATCGTCGATGCGGTGCGGTCGGGAGCCGATCAGGCCAACGTCGACCCGCGGATGTTCGCCCTCGAATTCGCCGCGCTGCTCGACGGTCTGTCCATTCAGGTCGCCCTCGACGACCCGGAGATCGATTCCGACGTCGCCTACGACATCGCGATGCGCTTCGCCGAACGTGAGCTCAACCTCGAGCCCACCACTACGCGGGACTGAGCGCCGACACCGGATCGGTGACGGGTGCGACACATTCGCGGCAAAAGGCGGTTCTAAACACCTCTACTGACCGCAACATGCAGCGCCTTCCATCGACTTGGTTCGAATCAATACATGGATTGTCGCGTGCACGACACTTCGCGCCGACCAGAGCTGCGCATGACTCTGCATTAAACCGCGCGCACAGGGCCGCTAATTAGCGGCTGACAGGGGCCAAAAATCGAACGCGAAAGAACCCGAGTCTCTAGTCAGCATAACTTGACGTGTGCGAAAGGGAAGTGGCTTGGATCTTGAGGGTTGGGGGCCGTGCTGATACGCCGCATGTCGCCGCGTCAAGTTCGCTTGTTTGGCAACGGCTCGCAGTGAGCGTGCTACCGAGATGCTTGACAAGTTGCGCTCGCTATCATGTCCCACTTCCACGGATCGCTCGACAGAAACGTTCTGACGCGAAACAGTGGAGTCAGACCAGCCACGTTTCGCGAGTTGCTGTAGAAGGCCGCACAATGCTCGCGCTTGACGCTAACAGATCGTCGTTGCCGGTATCGTTCGTCGACGTGGGGGCGACTGGCGATCATGGCGAACGGCGGGCATTCGTGGTGGGCGTCTCCGCGTTCGGAGAGGGCCTCGCAGAACTTGATGTACAGCCGGTCGCCGACCTTAAAGAGCTACTCGCGAAGTGTAACTGGACAGTCGAAAGCGAAGCTAACACCACCGCGAATGAACTTCGAGGGCACCTTGCGGAGGCTCGGATAGGCCACTATGAAGTCGTACATATACTAACTCACGGCGTATTTCACGAGCGCTCGGGGCATCTATGGCTCGCGGGCGCGCACGCACGCAGCGATTCAATAACTTCGGAAAGCTGGGTCGATGCTCGGAGTTGGCTGAGTGAGGCTGTTCACGCGCCGCCGCACACACCGGCCCTGATCATATTCCTAGATACATGCTACGCCGGCGACGCCGCCCAGCTGGACTGGCTGGATGAAGGGAGCCGAACGGTATACGTTTTCGCCGCAACAGAGCCGGGCCAGTGGGCGTTCAAATCTCGATTTACCAAAGCCGTAACGGCATTGCTATCGAGGCTCGCTGATCGCGATGATTTCGGTGCTCATCCGTCGACAGAGTACATATCGTTAGGACTCGTTCGGAACGCACTCGCATTCGAGTTAGCTAGGATCTGTCGCCAAGAGTCTCATGCGAGTCCGCAACATCTTTTAACCAGTCGACATGAGCTAAGGCACGATCACACACACTCTCTGTTTCCGAATCCGAACTACCACGGTTCTAAAAATTTGCGCTGGAGTGAACTAGCACAGCACGAACCCGCACTCGCGGACAGTGTTGACCCTGTGCTGGGGGGCCGTCATTTCCTCACTAGAGCGTTAGGCACTACCCCGGACCGGGATTCTGCGCTATGCCACTTCGAGGGCCGCGAAGAGGAGCTCGAACAATTAGTCGAGTGGATAGATGAGAATTCCAACAGCAGCTTCCGCATAGTTACCGGCAGTCCCGGTATGGGGAAGTCAGCTGTAGTGGGGATGCTAGTTTGCCTGATGCACCCGTTGCTCACCCAATTCTCTCACAGGCTAGAGAACCGCCTACGGGGTAGCTTAAAGCCTCGAAGGCAAAAGGTAGGCCAAATGGCCGCGGTGCATGCGCGAAACAGGGATGTCTACGAGTTGACGCAGTCGATTGGGCGTCAGATAGCGCCTCAGGAGGCCATCGCGGGGGTAGATCACCTCATACGA contains:
- a CDS encoding TetR/AcrR family transcriptional regulator; this translates as MAEPAPATEQNEGRRIEMLRAAAELICERGFGDTRIADVAKRAGVSSALVIYYFGTRDRLLVDALRYSEESFYEAAEKMLAEVPSLRERLSLLIRWTCVPEADDEIPGAWGLWFDLWAQAFRHNEIKAGRVELDARWRTMIVDAVRSGADQANVDPRMFALEFAALLDGLSIQVALDDPEIDSDVAYDIAMRFAERELNLEPTTTRD